The genomic stretch TCCCAAGCTACATCAgagactctgctgctgctgtcgtaGTGTACGACATCACAAGTAGGTGGATCCCCTGTGCACTCTGGTGATGATGCCACGACTGCCTCGTCATGTGTCCTGTTTTCTTTAACGTTCATGATCCATCTGGTGAAATCCACTTGAATGCTTCTGTTGGTAAATGTTTGTTGCCAGATGTGATGCaagcacacatttattttaaattgtaataaatCATCAGACTTGGTTAAGATGTGAACTCTACTTCCTTCCTGTCATATACTTGCTCGTTTTCACAGCTGAGGCTTTTCACCTCCTGCATACTGATGCCCGCTTCCTGTTTCTCCGTCTTCTCTCTTTCAGATGTCAACTCCTTCCAGCAAACCACAAAATGGATAGATGATGTGAGaacggagagaggaagtgatgtcattATCATGTTGGTGGGAAACAAGACAGACCTTGCAGATAAAAGGTAAAaggtccttccttcctcctgctTCTGTGTAAGTGGGTCTTCTCCATTAAGAGCTCACTAATGAAGTCATTGATTGTTGCTACTTGCATATCAATATAGAGTTCCTCAGCCCTTTTCTGAGGCAGAGCAAGTTATCTCTGCCCTTTTGTAGATGTCAACGCTCTcattgactttttaaaatacgatacaccctctttctctttctttcaacCCCCATTGTCTGAAGATATTGCTTATCTAATCTTTAACGGATCAAGCGCATACATATATTGATTGTTGCCAGCTGTGATGTTTGATATTTTTTATCTGAAAGTGTTTACGGTGTGATCCACTTTATCCACCCGTTTAATGAAGTAAGTTGTACAATGTCTTTCGCTGTGAATCTCTTTACCCCCTTATCTACCGCAGGCAAGTATCTATTGAAGAGGGTGAGCGGAAAGCCAAAGaactaaatgtaatgtttattgAGACTAGTGCAAAAGCGGGCTACAACGTAAAGCaggtaagagtgtgtgtgtgagtcgtGCTCTGTCGTCCTGCTGCGAATGCTGCCACCTGTGCTCCACCTCCAAAGGTCGCTGCCACaatcagaggtcaaaggtttggagagttgcttttttttatgaagatCTTATAGAGTCATCTTAGAATAATTTAGATCTTCTAAAATATCCATTTCCTTTCCGACATAAATAAAGCCTTCTGTCCCTGTTGTGGGACATTGAACAGCCGGAAGTTTTACTGGACGACTTTTGGTCTCGAGCTCAGATGGCAGTAGCATCGGGAAGGGGCACAGCTTGTTGGTCCACTTCAATGTAATCACACTCTGTATTTTCTTTACCCCTGTCTTTGTTGATGTCTGTGGCGGATGTGTGCGTGTCcctgttggtgtttgtgtgttgtgcgCGATGACTCGTGACTCATCACAGACAGATAACCACAGAGGAGGGAGAACAGAGAGCGAAAGAGATGAATGTTCTGTTTATTGAAACAAGTGCAAAGACAGGCTACAATGTCAAACAGGTAGAGCGTGtgccactttgtgtgtgtgtgttcatagtgCTCATGCGCTCTTCTGATTGGCTTCCATTTCACACAGGCATGCATGCTTAAAGATGTGCTTTAAACTTTGGCTTCCTATGTTTGATGTGCTAGAAGCAATGATTTGTATTGCCAACCTTTGATCATATAGCCCTCGAGGTGGGTCAGGGTTTGAAAACCAATGGACCCCTTTCACATGTGGCAGGTCTTTGTAGAGTCAACACAGTGTAATAGATCATCTTTATTATGGCCCTGTTCCATTCAATTGGGCCTATCGTGCATGCTGGCGCTAAAAAGAATgggtaaataattaatttgataaattacacctgtgtttattACCCTGCTACGATGCGGCCAATGTGAAAACGACCTACGCTGCTACACGGATTATTAACACATTAGCAGTTTTTGTTGCATGTGTATAAAGTCTGGTCCCATGTTATGCTTCTTAGTGCGGCATGTTGAGCATCATCATGCATTcaacactgtccctttaagaaatcATTTGAATCCATCAAGCACTTAAAGTCCTCAGTGGAAGGTCTCAGTGAGGCACAGTTTCACCCtctttttaagacacttctgctGTGCAGTGGATCATAAACATGCTGCTAAATTCAAATCAAATTTGGAGAAAGCTCCGGtggctgtcttcctctctgcgAGCTTCAAACGAACCGTATGCTAAATCATGTCATGGGAATGTACACAGAATGCTATCTTGATTTCTTCCTGTGCTTTTGTCATGCTTTGAGTATATTTCCTTCTCTGACACACTACATCTGGTTCTCTTTCCCTCCAGCTTTTCCGGCGTGTCGCAGCAGCCCTCCCTGGCATGGATACCACACAGGACAAGAGTAGAGAGGACAGTATCCtttgtgtacatgtacacaGCGTCATGACAGACTGGAGTCGGGGGTCTCGTCGCTCTTTTACGTCGTGTCATATGGTTAGTCGCTGCCAGGGGTCAAATCTACTGCAGCAGTGGGACTGCTCGCCGCTGCTGTTGAACACGTGTCCTTTTAGATTTATTTGACTAGTCCAGGCACATAATGTGCTCCAGCTCACTAACTATTTTACTGTGGGTAAAATCTTAGAAAAGTCCTCGCCTTCTCTGGAATGCAGTTAGTTTGGATTCACAGCAGTTCGATTCAGATTTAAGATAAGTGTTAATCTACCGTACGACCTTGGTTTtgataacgtgtgtgtgtctatccgtccgtctgtccgtccaaTAAAGCAGTTGTGGTTAGTTCTAACAACCTCTCACGTTTTAAGAGCATTTTCCCGTTCTGTTCCTTAACTCTTAAACCTTCAGTGATCACCATACAACTGGAGAAGCCACCAGAGCTACCTGTCAACGAGTCAAGCTGTTCTTGCTAATGCCAGTTTATGTCATTGTTTGATATTTCTCTCCTGGCTTTTTATCAaacccagtttttttttttctgtacctTTCACTGCACCCATTTCTGTTCCCCAGCCTGAAAGAGCTCAGACACTACAGCCGTTATACTTTGCTCTGAAAGCGCTCTCTAGAAGTCATAAATCACTCTCAATGAATATTTGCACTGTAACACACAAACGATACAACTGTATTCACAGCTGTTGTCATTTCGGAAGTCATAGTGCTATAGTTTGTCTAAAGATGACTCTTTGAACCAAACTGGAAAATAAATCTGGTTAAGACATCAAATTATGTGAGAATATtcttgaaagaaaataaataaatattgcttTAAGCTTAATGCGCACAATGTGGGAGTTGTGCGCATTTGTCAGTAAACATATTTTCTGCTGTTGCAGGATTCATTCATGAATATGTTCTTTTCTTTGAACTGTCTGGAATAATTAGTAGACAAGGTTGCAACGTTGTATTGAGGTGAATCAATTGGAGCTCACGTTGACACGTAGCCTGTCCACCCACAATGCCGGAGCTTCTTTTAAATGCAGTGTGCTTTGTTGTACCTGTACCAGCAGTCACAGTTCTCCCAACATGCACCAGCAAGATATGACAAGTGAATACAGTCACACATCACCGCATGGTCTCCGACCAGCACAAACACATGACACCTACTACAAGAGCAACACTATCACTACCACATTACcgtccttcctctcttcccacACTTGTCGCTTGAGATGGGTTATTTTTACCGTGGCTTCCATTTTctattaccttttttatttgaatagattcttccattattttttttttctaaagactACAGATATCATAGATTAAAACTATTTCTTTGAAGATAGTGATTGAGAAGGATGTTCTCATATATTAAGTCATAATCATAAAACCCACTGTAAACATTACATATGGAGATATATGGCTGTTGGAGTTCAATTGTAGAGGACTTCCTCGGCTTTGGGTTTATATAGTTAAGTTTGATATGCTTGATGAACACTTTAAtggcttttatttcttttgtttgttaattTGTTGCTATTGATCTTTTGTTAGTGATTATTCTACATGCGTATTTAATCCACAATGACttgtaatatttatttcaattggattaatattttttgttttatggctGTTAATATCTACACTTTTGGGTGCAAGTCCTGAATCGCTAATATAATATGAATTCATCTGGAACACCTTTAGCAGAAGGAGTAGAGAGCCTCTTGTGTTCCCTCAACCACCTCTAAAGGGCAATTTTACTGATGATACAGTGCAATTTCTGTGTGAACT from Cyclopterus lumpus isolate fCycLum1 chromosome 14, fCycLum1.pri, whole genome shotgun sequence encodes the following:
- the LOC117742449 gene encoding ras-related protein Rab-6A-like isoform X2, encoding MSAAGDFGNPLRKFKLVFLGEQSVGKTSLITRFMYDSFDNTYQATIGIDFLSKTMYLEDRTIRLQLWDTAGQERFRSLIPSYIRDSAAAVVVYDITNVNSFQQTTKWIDDVRTERGSDVIIMLVGNKTDLADKRQVSIEEGERKAKELNVMFIETSAKAGYNVKQLFRRVAAALPGMDTTQDKSREDMITIQLEKPPELPVNESSCSC
- the LOC117742449 gene encoding ras-related protein Rab-6A-like isoform X1, whose translation is MSAAGDFGNPLRKFKLVFLGEQSVGKTSLITRFMYDSFDNTYQATIGIDFLSKTMYLEDRTIRLQLWDTAGQERFRSLIPSYIRDSAAAVVVYDITNVNSFQQTTKWIDDVRTERGSDVIIMLVGNKTDLADKRQITTEEGEQRAKEMNVLFIETSAKTGYNVKQLFRRVAAALPGMDTTQDKSREDMITIQLEKPPELPVNESSCSC